From one Streptomyces sp. SCSIO 30461 genomic stretch:
- a CDS encoding class I SAM-dependent methyltransferase produces the protein MAPAAPKPETLAAFEAAKGFMPLGEGLALYEAAVAAGALGLPLLEVGTYCGRSTILLADAAREAGTVAITVDHHRGSEEQQPGWDYHDPEVVDPEIGLMDTLPTFRRTLHKAGLEEHVIAVVGRSPQVAKAWGGKLGLVFIDGGHTDEHATNDYEGWAPQVADGGLLVIHDVFPDPVDEWTGQAPYRVYLRALASGAFSEVSATESLRVLRRTGQGV, from the coding sequence ATGGCCCCCGCCGCCCCCAAGCCGGAGACCCTCGCCGCATTCGAGGCGGCGAAGGGCTTCATGCCCCTCGGCGAAGGGCTCGCCCTCTACGAGGCGGCGGTGGCGGCCGGGGCGCTCGGGCTGCCGCTGCTTGAGGTGGGCACCTACTGCGGGCGGTCCACGATCCTGCTGGCGGACGCCGCCCGCGAGGCGGGGACGGTGGCGATCACGGTGGACCACCACCGGGGCAGCGAGGAGCAGCAGCCGGGCTGGGACTACCACGACCCGGAGGTCGTGGACCCCGAGATCGGCCTGATGGACACCCTGCCCACCTTCCGCCGCACCCTGCACAAGGCGGGCCTGGAGGAGCACGTCATCGCGGTGGTCGGACGGTCACCGCAGGTCGCCAAGGCATGGGGCGGCAAGCTGGGCCTGGTCTTCATCGACGGCGGACACACCGACGAGCACGCCACCAACGACTACGAGGGCTGGGCGCCGCAGGTGGCCGACGGCGGGCTGCTGGTGATCCACGACGTGTTCCCGGACCCGGTGGACGAATGGACAGGGCAGGCTCCCTATCGCGTCTATCTGCGGGCGCTGGCCTCCGGCGCGTTCAGCGAGGTGTCGGCGACCGAGTCGCTGCGTGTGCTGCGGCGCACGGGACAGGGCGTCTGA
- a CDS encoding prenyltransferase yields the protein MTTPGRTEHLVLPGVLTAAEAAETVVGIRAVQREDGAIPWFRGHHLDPWDHTEAAMALDAAGEHDAAARAYDWLARHQLPDGSWYAAYHDGDAGQPTDRSRESNFCAYIAVGVWHHYLATGDDAFLDRMWPSVYAAVEFVLRLQQPGGQIGWKREAVEDGDTAVTDALLTGNSSVYHALRCALAIADEREEPQPDWELATGALGHAIRSHPERFLDKSRYSMDWYYPVLGGAVTGAQAKERIEERWDEFVVPGLGVRCVLPNPWVTGGESCELALALWAMGESDRALEILQSIQHLRADGGMYWTGYVFDDKAVWPEELTSWTAGSLLLAVAALGGDEATTAVFGGDRLPRGLDPECCQA from the coding sequence GTGACCACACCGGGGAGGACCGAACACCTCGTCCTGCCCGGCGTCCTCACGGCCGCCGAGGCCGCCGAGACGGTCGTCGGCATCCGTGCGGTCCAGCGTGAGGACGGGGCGATCCCGTGGTTCCGGGGACACCACCTGGACCCCTGGGACCACACCGAGGCGGCGATGGCGCTGGACGCGGCCGGTGAGCACGACGCCGCCGCCCGCGCCTACGATTGGCTCGCCCGGCACCAACTGCCGGACGGCTCCTGGTACGCGGCGTACCACGACGGCGACGCCGGGCAGCCCACCGACCGCAGCCGCGAGAGCAACTTCTGTGCGTACATCGCCGTCGGCGTCTGGCACCACTACCTGGCCACCGGCGACGACGCGTTCCTCGACCGCATGTGGCCGAGCGTCTACGCCGCAGTCGAGTTCGTGCTGCGACTCCAGCAGCCGGGCGGGCAGATCGGCTGGAAGCGCGAGGCCGTCGAGGACGGCGACACCGCCGTCACCGACGCGCTGCTGACCGGCAACTCCTCCGTCTACCACGCGCTGCGCTGCGCTCTCGCGATCGCCGATGAGCGCGAAGAGCCGCAGCCGGACTGGGAGTTGGCAACCGGCGCGCTCGGACACGCGATCCGCAGCCACCCCGAGCGGTTCCTGGACAAGTCCCGCTATTCGATGGACTGGTACTACCCGGTGCTCGGCGGTGCGGTGACCGGAGCCCAGGCCAAGGAACGTATCGAGGAGCGCTGGGACGAGTTCGTGGTGCCCGGCCTCGGTGTCCGCTGCGTCCTGCCCAACCCCTGGGTGACGGGCGGCGAGAGCTGTGAACTGGCCCTCGCTCTCTGGGCGATGGGCGAGTCCGACCGGGCGCTTGAGATCCTCCAGTCCATCCAGCACCTGCGCGCCGACGGCGGTATGTACTGGACGGGCTATGTCTTCGACGACAAGGCCGTGTGGCCCGAGGAACTCACCAGTTGGACGGCCGGTTCACTGCTGCTCGCGGTGGCCGCCCTGGGGGGAGACGAGGCGACCACCGCGGTGTTCGGCGGGGACCGGCTGCCACGCGGACTCGACCCCGAGTGCTGTCAGGCCTGA
- a CDS encoding class I SAM-dependent methyltransferase: MLTVDFSRFPLAPGDRVLDLGCGAGRHAFECYRRGAQVVALDQNGEEIREVAKWFAAMKEAGEVPAGATATAMEGDALNLPFPDDSFDVVIISEVMEHIHDDKGVLAEMVRVLKPGGRIAVTVPRYGPEKICWALSDAYHEVEGGHIRIYKAEELIGKVREAGLKPYGSHHAHALHSPYWWLKCAFGVDNDKALPVRAYHKLLVWDIMKRPLATRLAENALNPLIGKSFVVYATKPHTPGSAVAARSAVAAQ; this comes from the coding sequence GTGCTGACCGTCGACTTCTCCCGCTTTCCGCTCGCTCCGGGCGACCGTGTGCTCGACCTGGGCTGCGGGGCCGGGCGGCACGCCTTCGAGTGCTACCGGCGCGGTGCGCAGGTCGTCGCACTCGACCAGAACGGCGAGGAGATCCGCGAGGTCGCCAAGTGGTTCGCGGCGATGAAGGAGGCCGGCGAGGTGCCGGCCGGTGCCACTGCCACCGCGATGGAGGGCGACGCGCTCAACCTCCCCTTCCCCGACGACTCGTTCGATGTGGTGATCATCTCCGAGGTCATGGAGCACATCCACGACGACAAGGGCGTGCTCGCCGAGATGGTCCGGGTGCTCAAGCCGGGCGGCCGGATCGCCGTCACCGTGCCCCGGTACGGCCCCGAGAAGATCTGCTGGGCCCTCTCGGACGCCTACCACGAGGTGGAGGGCGGCCATATCCGCATCTACAAGGCGGAAGAGCTGATCGGCAAGGTCCGAGAGGCCGGGCTCAAGCCGTACGGCAGCCACCACGCCCACGCGCTGCACTCCCCGTACTGGTGGCTCAAGTGCGCCTTCGGTGTGGACAACGACAAGGCTCTGCCGGTGCGCGCGTACCACAAGCTGCTGGTCTGGGACATCATGAAGAGGCCGCTGGCCACGCGGCTCGCTGAGAACGCGCTCAACCCGCTGATCGGCAAGAGCTTCGTGGTGTACGCGACCAAGCCGCACACTCCCGGCTCCGCTGTGGCTGCCCGCTCTGCGGTGGCCGCCCAGTGA
- a CDS encoding N-acetylmuramoyl-L-alanine amidase, giving the protein MRMRVLCGAVTVAAGGLVGCGAGDGGAAPERSVPGYPAPALPSRSASLPGTPSPSGSAPQAAPRPLAGKVVVVDPGHNPGNARHTREINKQVDIGTGRKECDTTGTATDDGYSEAEFTLDVARRLRALLEAEGAMVRLTQDGDRPAYGPCIDERARIGNEAGADAVVSIHADGSGRGNRGFHVILPAEVKRGAADTAAIVAPSRKLGERVAASFAKSTGNAPANYINNGSGLDVRRDLGGLNLSTVPKVFIECGNMRDAKDAALLKSAEWRQKAARGLAGGLIAHLSG; this is encoded by the coding sequence ATGCGTATGCGCGTACTCTGCGGGGCGGTCACCGTCGCGGCGGGCGGCCTGGTCGGCTGCGGTGCGGGCGATGGCGGCGCGGCTCCCGAGCGGTCGGTGCCCGGGTACCCCGCGCCTGCCCTGCCGTCCCGGTCCGCCTCTCTGCCCGGGACCCCGTCCCCGTCCGGGTCCGCGCCACAGGCGGCCCCGCGACCGCTCGCCGGAAAGGTCGTCGTGGTCGACCCCGGCCACAACCCGGGCAATGCCCGGCACACCCGCGAGATCAACAAGCAGGTGGACATCGGCACCGGCCGCAAGGAGTGCGACACCACGGGCACGGCCACCGACGACGGTTACAGCGAGGCCGAGTTCACCCTCGATGTGGCACGTCGGCTGCGCGCCCTGCTGGAGGCGGAGGGCGCGATGGTCCGGCTCACCCAGGACGGGGACCGCCCGGCGTACGGCCCCTGCATCGACGAGCGCGCCCGTATCGGCAACGAGGCGGGAGCCGATGCCGTGGTCTCCATCCACGCGGACGGCTCAGGCCGCGGCAACCGCGGCTTCCATGTGATCCTCCCGGCCGAGGTCAAGCGCGGCGCGGCCGACACAGCGGCGATCGTGGCCCCGTCGCGCAAGCTCGGCGAGCGCGTCGCGGCGTCCTTCGCGAAGTCCACGGGCAACGCACCCGCCAACTACATCAACAATGGAAGCGGGTTGGACGTACGACGAGACCTGGGCGGGCTCAATCTGTCCACCGTCCCCAAGGTGTTCATCGAATGCGGGAACATGCGCGACGCGAAGGACGCGGCGCTGCTGAAGAGCGCGGAGTGGCGGCAGAAGGCGGCGCGGGGACTGGCGGGCGGCCTCATCGCCCATCTGTCCGGCTGA
- a CDS encoding LLM class F420-dependent oxidoreductase — protein sequence MRLGLALGYWGRGPNPAHLELAREAERLGYHSVWTAEAWGSDAFTPLTWIAAHTSRIRLGTAVAQMAARTPTATAMHALTLDHLSGGRMMLGLGLSGPQVVEGWYGRPFPRSPLTATREYVDIIRQVLRREGPVALDGRFQTLPYGGDDGTGLGKALKPITHPLRAELPVLLGAEGPKNIAQTTRIADGWLPLYWSPTRTDVYQASLDEAPPGFVIAPMARVAVCDDVAEGLLPVKAMLGFYIGGMGHTARNFHADLMARMGYEAEARHIQRLFADGCREEAVLAVPDAFADEISLVGPRERIAERLELWRKGPVTDLLLMSPDLRTLRVLAELNG from the coding sequence ATGAGGCTCGGACTCGCACTGGGCTACTGGGGCCGCGGCCCCAACCCCGCGCACCTGGAACTCGCCCGCGAGGCTGAGCGCCTCGGCTACCACTCGGTGTGGACCGCAGAGGCCTGGGGGTCCGACGCGTTCACCCCGCTGACCTGGATCGCCGCGCACACCAGCCGTATCCGTCTGGGGACGGCGGTGGCCCAGATGGCGGCTCGGACCCCCACCGCCACCGCCATGCACGCCCTGACCCTCGACCACCTCTCCGGCGGCCGGATGATGCTGGGCCTCGGCCTCTCGGGTCCGCAGGTGGTGGAGGGCTGGTACGGCCGCCCCTTCCCTCGGAGTCCGCTGACCGCCACGCGCGAGTACGTGGACATCATCCGCCAGGTGCTGCGCCGCGAGGGCCCGGTGGCGCTCGACGGGCGCTTCCAGACCCTCCCGTACGGGGGCGACGACGGCACCGGACTCGGCAAGGCGCTCAAGCCGATCACCCACCCGCTGCGCGCCGAACTCCCCGTCCTGCTGGGAGCCGAGGGCCCGAAGAACATCGCCCAGACGACGCGGATCGCCGACGGCTGGCTCCCTCTGTACTGGTCACCGACCCGGACGGACGTCTACCAGGCTTCCCTTGACGAAGCTCCGCCCGGCTTCGTGATCGCCCCGATGGCCCGGGTGGCGGTCTGCGACGACGTGGCGGAGGGGCTGCTGCCGGTCAAGGCGATGCTCGGCTTCTACATCGGCGGCATGGGTCACACGGCCCGCAACTTCCACGCCGACCTGATGGCCCGCATGGGATACGAGGCCGAAGCCCGGCATATCCAACGCCTGTTCGCCGACGGCTGCCGTGAGGAGGCCGTACTGGCCGTCCCGGACGCCTTCGCGGACGAGATCTCGCTGGTGGGCCCGCGCGAACGCATCGCGGAGCGACTGGAGCTGTGGCGCAAGGGCCCCGTGACCGACCTGCTACTGATGTCGCCTGACCTGCGGACGCTGCGCGTGCTGGCGGAGCTGAACGGCTGA